Proteins encoded within one genomic window of Rhododendron vialii isolate Sample 1 chromosome 1a, ASM3025357v1:
- the LOC131334717 gene encoding uncharacterized protein LOC131334717 isoform X2, producing the protein MGHLYALDFDGVLCDSCGESSLSAVKAAKVRWPSLFDGVDSAMEDWIVDQMYKVRPVVETGYENLLLVRLLVEMRVPSIRKSSAAEGLTVEGILKNWSKIKPVIMEAWDESKDALIDLFGKVRDEWMENDLATWIGANRFYPGVPEALKFASSRIYIVTTKQSRFADALLRELAGVIIPPERIFGLGSGPKVEVLKQLQKKPEHQDVTLHFVEDRLVTLKNVIKEPELDGWSLYLGDLFIIDSLIRDWGYNTQKERAEAASIPRIHLLQLSDFSKKLK; encoded by the exons atggggcaTCTGTATGCGTTGGACTTCGATGGAGTTCTCTGCGATAGCTGCGGAGAGAGCTCTCTGTCTGCTGTCAAG GCTGCTAAGGTGAGGTGGCCTAGTCTATTTGATGGCGTGGATTCAGCAATGGAGGATTGGATTGTTGACCAGATGTACAAA GTGAGACCTGTGGTAGAAACTGGATATGAAAATCTGTTGCTTGTAAGGTTGCTGGTGGAGATGAGAGTCCCTTCTATTCGCAAGTCATCG GCTGCAGAAGGACTCACTGTTGAGGGCATATTGAAGAACTGGTCGAAGATCAAACCTGTGATTATGGAAGCATGGGATGAGAGTAAAGATGCTTTAATTGATCTTTTTGGAAAGGTGAGGGATGAATGGATGGAGAATGACTTGGCAACTTGGATTGGTGCAAATAG ATTTTATCCTGGTGTTCCTGAAGCTCTCAAATTTGCGAGCTCAAGGATATATATTGTTACCACAAAGCAG AGCCGCTTTGCTGATGCATTACTAAGAGAGCTTGCTGGAGTGATTATACCACCTGAAAGAATCTTTGGTCTGGGATCTGG CCCCAAAGTAGAAGTGCTGAAACAGCTTCAAAAGAAACCAGAACACCAGGACGTGACACTACA CTTTGTGGAAGATCGGCTTGTGACCCTGAAGAATGTCATTAAAGAGCCTGAATTAGATGGGTGGAGTTTATATCTAGGTGATCTCTTTATCATTGATTCTCTCATAA GGGATTGGGGGTACAACACTCAGAAAGAGAGAGCGGAAGCAGCCAGCATTCCGAGAATTCACCTTCTTCAGCTTTCCGACTTTAGTAAGAAGCTGAAGTAA
- the LOC131334717 gene encoding uncharacterized protein LOC131334717 isoform X4: MGHLYALDFDGVLCDSCGESSLSAVKAAKVRWPSLFDGVDSAMEDWIVDQMYKVRPVVETGYENLLLVRLLVEMRVPSIRKSSAAEGLTVEGILKNWSKIKPVIMEAWDESKDALIDLFGKVRDEWMENDLATWIGANRFYPGVPEALKFASSRIYIVTTKQSRFADALLRELAGVIIPPERIFGLGSGPKVEVLKQLQKKPEHQDVTLHFVEDRLVTLKNVIKEPELDGWSLYLGDWGYNTQKERAEAASIPRIHLLQLSDFSKKLK, encoded by the exons atggggcaTCTGTATGCGTTGGACTTCGATGGAGTTCTCTGCGATAGCTGCGGAGAGAGCTCTCTGTCTGCTGTCAAG GCTGCTAAGGTGAGGTGGCCTAGTCTATTTGATGGCGTGGATTCAGCAATGGAGGATTGGATTGTTGACCAGATGTACAAA GTGAGACCTGTGGTAGAAACTGGATATGAAAATCTGTTGCTTGTAAGGTTGCTGGTGGAGATGAGAGTCCCTTCTATTCGCAAGTCATCG GCTGCAGAAGGACTCACTGTTGAGGGCATATTGAAGAACTGGTCGAAGATCAAACCTGTGATTATGGAAGCATGGGATGAGAGTAAAGATGCTTTAATTGATCTTTTTGGAAAGGTGAGGGATGAATGGATGGAGAATGACTTGGCAACTTGGATTGGTGCAAATAG ATTTTATCCTGGTGTTCCTGAAGCTCTCAAATTTGCGAGCTCAAGGATATATATTGTTACCACAAAGCAG AGCCGCTTTGCTGATGCATTACTAAGAGAGCTTGCTGGAGTGATTATACCACCTGAAAGAATCTTTGGTCTGGGATCTGG CCCCAAAGTAGAAGTGCTGAAACAGCTTCAAAAGAAACCAGAACACCAGGACGTGACACTACA CTTTGTGGAAGATCGGCTTGTGACCCTGAAGAATGTCATTAAAGAGCCTGAATTAGATGGGTGGAGTTTATATCTAG GGGATTGGGGGTACAACACTCAGAAAGAGAGAGCGGAAGCAGCCAGCATTCCGAGAATTCACCTTCTTCAGCTTTCCGACTTTAGTAAGAAGCTGAAGTAA
- the LOC131334717 gene encoding uncharacterized protein LOC131334717 isoform X3, translating into MGHLYALDFDGVLCDSCGESSLSAVKAAKVRWPSLFDGVDSAMEDWIVDQMYKVRPVVETGYENLLLVRLLVEMRVPSIRKSSAAEGLTVEGILKNWSKIKPVIMEAWDESKDALIDLFGKVRDEWMENDLATWIGANRFYPGVPEALKFASSRIYIVTTKQWPCSFLLQSRFADALLRELAGVIIPPERIFGLGSGPKVEVLKQLQKKPEHQDVTLHFVEDRLVTLKNVIKEPELDGWSLYLGDWGYNTQKERAEAASIPRIHLLQLSDFSKKLK; encoded by the exons atggggcaTCTGTATGCGTTGGACTTCGATGGAGTTCTCTGCGATAGCTGCGGAGAGAGCTCTCTGTCTGCTGTCAAG GCTGCTAAGGTGAGGTGGCCTAGTCTATTTGATGGCGTGGATTCAGCAATGGAGGATTGGATTGTTGACCAGATGTACAAA GTGAGACCTGTGGTAGAAACTGGATATGAAAATCTGTTGCTTGTAAGGTTGCTGGTGGAGATGAGAGTCCCTTCTATTCGCAAGTCATCG GCTGCAGAAGGACTCACTGTTGAGGGCATATTGAAGAACTGGTCGAAGATCAAACCTGTGATTATGGAAGCATGGGATGAGAGTAAAGATGCTTTAATTGATCTTTTTGGAAAGGTGAGGGATGAATGGATGGAGAATGACTTGGCAACTTGGATTGGTGCAAATAG ATTTTATCCTGGTGTTCCTGAAGCTCTCAAATTTGCGAGCTCAAGGATATATATTGTTACCACAAAGCAG tGGCCTTGCTCCTTTCTACTGCAGAGCCGCTTTGCTGATGCATTACTAAGAGAGCTTGCTGGAGTGATTATACCACCTGAAAGAATCTTTGGTCTGGGATCTGG CCCCAAAGTAGAAGTGCTGAAACAGCTTCAAAAGAAACCAGAACACCAGGACGTGACACTACA CTTTGTGGAAGATCGGCTTGTGACCCTGAAGAATGTCATTAAAGAGCCTGAATTAGATGGGTGGAGTTTATATCTAG GGGATTGGGGGTACAACACTCAGAAAGAGAGAGCGGAAGCAGCCAGCATTCCGAGAATTCACCTTCTTCAGCTTTCCGACTTTAGTAAGAAGCTGAAGTAA
- the LOC131334717 gene encoding uncharacterized protein LOC131334717 isoform X1 has translation MGHLYALDFDGVLCDSCGESSLSAVKAAKVRWPSLFDGVDSAMEDWIVDQMYKVRPVVETGYENLLLVRLLVEMRVPSIRKSSAAEGLTVEGILKNWSKIKPVIMEAWDESKDALIDLFGKVRDEWMENDLATWIGANRFYPGVPEALKFASSRIYIVTTKQWPCSFLLQSRFADALLRELAGVIIPPERIFGLGSGPKVEVLKQLQKKPEHQDVTLHFVEDRLVTLKNVIKEPELDGWSLYLGDLFIIDSLIRDWGYNTQKERAEAASIPRIHLLQLSDFSKKLK, from the exons atggggcaTCTGTATGCGTTGGACTTCGATGGAGTTCTCTGCGATAGCTGCGGAGAGAGCTCTCTGTCTGCTGTCAAG GCTGCTAAGGTGAGGTGGCCTAGTCTATTTGATGGCGTGGATTCAGCAATGGAGGATTGGATTGTTGACCAGATGTACAAA GTGAGACCTGTGGTAGAAACTGGATATGAAAATCTGTTGCTTGTAAGGTTGCTGGTGGAGATGAGAGTCCCTTCTATTCGCAAGTCATCG GCTGCAGAAGGACTCACTGTTGAGGGCATATTGAAGAACTGGTCGAAGATCAAACCTGTGATTATGGAAGCATGGGATGAGAGTAAAGATGCTTTAATTGATCTTTTTGGAAAGGTGAGGGATGAATGGATGGAGAATGACTTGGCAACTTGGATTGGTGCAAATAG ATTTTATCCTGGTGTTCCTGAAGCTCTCAAATTTGCGAGCTCAAGGATATATATTGTTACCACAAAGCAG tGGCCTTGCTCCTTTCTACTGCAGAGCCGCTTTGCTGATGCATTACTAAGAGAGCTTGCTGGAGTGATTATACCACCTGAAAGAATCTTTGGTCTGGGATCTGG CCCCAAAGTAGAAGTGCTGAAACAGCTTCAAAAGAAACCAGAACACCAGGACGTGACACTACA CTTTGTGGAAGATCGGCTTGTGACCCTGAAGAATGTCATTAAAGAGCCTGAATTAGATGGGTGGAGTTTATATCTAGGTGATCTCTTTATCATTGATTCTCTCATAA GGGATTGGGGGTACAACACTCAGAAAGAGAGAGCGGAAGCAGCCAGCATTCCGAGAATTCACCTTCTTCAGCTTTCCGACTTTAGTAAGAAGCTGAAGTAA